The sequence CTGGGACGAACTGCGCAGCGTCGGGGGGGGCAAACTTGGCAGTCAAGCGATTGGGCTGCTGGAAACCCGTGGGTTTCCGGCTATGGTGGGGGCTGCGGATGCGATGACCAAGAGCGCCGATGTGCAGCTCATGTCTCATGAGGCAATTGGGGAGGGGTTGTGCACAATTTTGATTCGAGGATCGCTGCCGAATGTGGCGATCGCAATTGAAGCCGGGATGCATGAGGCCGAGCGCATCGGCGAACTCCATGCTGTCATGGTGATTCCTCGACCGCTCGATGACCTCGTTGAATCACTGCCGGTGATGGAAATGGAGCAGGAGCAGGAGCAGCCCGAACCCTTGCGGATGCCCCTCAACCTGGAGGTCAAGCAGGAAGAGGCCGAAGCCGAGCCGGTGCTGATCGAAGCTGCCGCAGAAGAGGCTGAACCTATCGCCCTAGAGCTGACCGTAGACGATCGCGAGCTGGCCGACGAAGAGCTTTAGAGGGCACCCGAGAAAATTGGCGACCATATTTTCTCAGCTCGTTTAGCCCCCTGGACTGGTGCGCGATTGGGGTTAAAGCCACCTCCTGCTGGATGGGAGACCTAACGAAGATCTAAATGTAACTTTAGGGCAGCCTCTATGTTTTGCATGGAGCTAACCCCCAAACGCCCTACCTGGCCTCCTAGAACACGCTGTTTTGAAATCGTGCGGATTTGCTGCACCTGGGCCTTGGATGGTTTAGGCAAGCCCGTTTCATCTGTAGTTAATAGCACCTCGAAGGGGTATACCCGATTCACTTGGGACGTAAGCGGCACCACTGTAACGGTAGAGGCAGCTCGGTTGTTCGCATTGTTGCTGACGATGAGTACCGGGCGCTGCTTGGCAATTTCTGACCCTACGATTGGGTTTAGGTCGGCAAAATAGATATCACCACGCCTCATTGGTCATTCCATCCGCTACAGTGACCTCCCAATCTAGATCTACCTCCTCAGCGGCGAGGGCATAGGCTTCTTCTAAGGCCTGCTCACGCAGTAGCTCTAGGGCTCTTTCAATCACCTGCGATCGCGATTTGAAGGCATGGCTATGGCGATAATCTTCCACAAAGGTGAGCAATGGTTGAGGGAGAGAGATTGACACTTTGGCAACCTGCATAAGCTTTACCCAGTAGGAAACATGGTCATACTTACTATGCCACCAGTTTAGCGCTATCGTTTACCCGCTGAATGCACCGCCTAGGTCAGGTGCTCCCCCTGCTCTTTGAGCCAATCCCACACCCGGTCTACCAAATCGCTGGCGTCGGCATCGAACCACTGCACCGTGGCCCGGTTGCGAAACCAGGTGCGCTGGCGCTTGGCGAACTGGCGCGTGTGCTGCACAATCTCTGTCTGGGCCGTGGCGAGAGAACTATGGCCTTGCAGATGGCGCAGCATTTCGGCATAGCCCAGGGTTTGCAACAGCGGCAGATCAGAACCGTACTTGCCCACCAGACGCGTGACCTCTTCGACGAAGCCAGCCTCGAGCATGGCCTGGGTACGCCTGGCAATGCGTTTTTCTAAGGCTAGCGGATCGCAGTCGAGGGCCAGGTACAGCAGCGGATAAGCCGGTGGAGCTTCGCCCTGGAGCGTAGAGATGGACTGACCAGTGACGTAATACACCTCTAGGGCGCGCCCAGTACGCACAGGGTCGTTGGGGTGAATGCGATCGGCAGCGGCGGGGTCGAGACTTTTGAGCAGGGCATAGCAGTGGGGTTGGCCCAAAGCCTCAAACTGCCGCCGCAGAGCGGGCTGAGGAGCCACCGGGGGAATTCGCAGTCCTTTCACCACCGCATCTATATAGAGACCGGTGCCGCCCACTAGTAGCGGCAGAGTGCCCGCTTGGTGAAACTGCTGGATCAACGTCTGGGCCTGGCGCTGATACTGGGCCAGGGTGAGGGTTTCGGTGGGATCGCAAATGTCGATTAAATAGTGGGGAATCTGCTGGCGATCGCAGGCCAGAGGTTTAGCAGTGCCAATGTCAAACTCTCGATAGACTTGTCGGGAGTCGGCGCTAAGAATGACAGCCTCGCTATCTGAGGCCAGGGACAGGCGCTGGGCTAGGGCGATCGCCAGAGCAGACTTGCCCGTAGCTGTAGCCCCGCCAATTATCACCAAGAACGGTACAATTGAACTAGTGATACTGTCGGCTTGGGGTAGTGATTCTAGTTGAGAAAATTTTGGTAGATGCATCCCTAGCTCATTCTTCGCCTGAAGCTGCCTTAGGAACCGCCGTGGCCGCTTTGTGCTATAATTTTCTAGCGTTTTAGCCTGTCGCGCAGTCAGGCGGCTTAGGGCTCATTTTTGGAGCGTATAACATGACAACCGACTACGGTGCTGATCAGATTCAGGTTCTAGAGGGGCTTGAACCTGTACGGAAACGCCCAGGTATGTACATTGGCAGCACGGGGCCACGGGGGCTTCATCACCTAGTGTACGAGGTCGTCGATAACTCCGTAGACGAAGCGCTGGCAGGGCACTGCGATCGCATCGATATTTCCCTCAATGCCGACGGCTCGGTCAGTGTAACCGATAATGGGCGCGGCATCCCCACCGATATTCACCCTCGCACCGGCAAGTCGGCGCTCGAAACGGTGATGACCGTGCTGCACGCCGGGGGCAAATTTGGCGGCGGCGGCTACAAAGTGTCTGGCGGTCTCCACGGCGTCGGCATTTCTGTCGTCAACGCCCTGTCGGAGTGGGTTGAGGTCACGGTGTGGCGCGAGGGCAAGGCCCACAAACAACGCTTTGAGCGGGGCGTGCCCATCGGCGATCTCCAGGTTGAAAAAATTACCGAAAAGCGCCAGGGCACCTCGGTAACCTTTTTGCCCGACACCGAAATCTTCCACAACGGCACTGAGTTTGACTACGACACCCTGTGCGGGCGGCTGCGAGAGCTAGCCTACCTGAACGCGGGCATTCAGGTGATTTTCACCGACTACCGCCTCGATGTGATCAAGTCAGACACCCCCAAGGTGTCCACCTACCACTACGCGGGCGGCATCATTGAGTACGTCAAGTACATCAACAACGACAAGCAGCCGATCCACGACGAAATCATTCACATCTCCTCCGAGCGCGATGGAGTGCAGGTAGAGGCAGCGCTCCAGTGGTGTATAGACGCCTATTCTGACAACCTGCTGGGTTTTGCCAACAACATTCGCACCATTGACGGCGGCACCCACCTAGAGGGGCTCAAGGCGGTGCTCACCCGCACCCTCAATAACTTCAGCCGCAAGCGCAACAAACGCAAAGACGCCGACTCTAACCTGGCCGGTGAAAACATCCGCGAGGGGCTGACGGCGATTATTTCGGTCAAGGTGCCCGACCCTGAGTTTGAGGGCCAGACCAAGACCAAGCTGGGCAACACCGAAGTGCGCGGCATTGTCGACTCGCTGGTGGGCGAGGCACTGACCGAGTACCTCGACTTTCACCCCGGCGTGGCCGATGCCATTCTAGAGAAAGCGATCCAAGCCTTTAACGCCGCTGAGGCGGCCCGCCGAGCGCGGGAACTGGTGCGCCGCAAGTCGGTGCTAGAGTCGTCTACCCTACCGGGCAAACTGGCCGATTGCAGCAGCCGCGACCCCAGCGAGTCTGAGATCTTTATCGTAGAAGGTGACTCAGCCGGCGGCAGCGCCAAGCAGGGGCGCGATCGCAGGTTCCAGGCCATTCTCCCCCTGCGGGGCAAGATTCTCAACATTGAGAAAACCGAAGACTCGAAGATCTACAAAAACACCGAGATCCAGGCGCTGATCACCGCCCTGGGCATGGGCATTCGCGGCGAAGAGTTTGACTCGTCACAACTGCGCTACCACCGCATTTGCCTAATGACCGACGCCGACGTGGATGGAGCCCACATTCGCACCCTGCTGCTGACCTTCTTTTACCGCTACCAGCGCGACCTGGTCGATCAGGGCTATATCTACATTGCCTGCCCGCCCCTCTATAAGGTGGAGCGGGGTCGCAACCACTGGTACTGCTACAACGAGCGCGAGCTGCAAAACCTGATCACCAACGAGTTTCCGGCCAACGCCAACTACACGGTGCAGCGGTTTAAGGGTCTGGGCGAAATGATGCCTCAGCAGCTGTGGGAAACCACCATGGACCCCACCACCCGCACCATGAAGCGGGTGGAGATTGAAGACGCTGCCGAGGCCGATCGCATCTTTACGATCTTGATGGGCGATCGCGTTGCCCCCCGCCGCGAGTTCATTGAGACCTACGGCCCCCGTATGAAGCTGGAAGATCTCGATATTTAGCGGAACGGCCAAAAGCCAGCAAAAACCCGGTTTCTTTTGCACGCACAGGCTGCTGGCCTAGGGCAGAAAAGAAACCGGGTTTTTTGGTATCGCCGAAACAGACTCTACTTCAGCATCTCCAGGTTGCGGACTGCGCCCTGGTCAGCGCTGGTAGCCAGTAGGGCATAGGCCTTGAGTGCTGCCGTCACTCGTCGCTGGCGGGGCTCGGCGGGCTTCCAGGCGGCGTCGCCTTTCGCCTCCATGGCGGCACGGCGCTGGGCCAGTTCCTGGTCAGAGATATCGACGTTGATCGTGCGGTTGGGAATGTCGATCACGATGCGATCGCCCTCTTCCACCAGGGCAATGTTGCCCCCCGCCGCCGCCTCAGGCGAGGCGTGGCCAATGGAGAGGCCCGAGGTGCCGCCCGAGAACCGCCCGTCGGTGAGCAGAGCGCAGGACTTACCCAGCCCCTTCGACTTCAGGTAGCTGGTGGGGTAGAGCATTTCCTGCATCCCCGGCCCGCCCTTTGGCCCCTCGTAGCGGATAATTACCACGTCTCCCGCCTGTATCCGGTCGTTGAGGATGGCGGTGACGGCGGCATCCTGGCTTTCAAAGATGCGGGCAGGCCCTTCAAACACCCGCAGAGTCGAGGTCGGCACGCTGGTGGTATAGCGCAACTGCTCCGCCTCGAACATACTGACGTCGATACCTGCGGTCTTGACAACGCAGCCATTGACGGCCAGATTGCCGTAGAGCACGGCCAGGCCACCGTCGTGGGAATAGGCATGCTCCACACTGCGAATGCAGCCCGACTGCCGATCGAGATCGAGCGTAGGCCAGCGCGTGTCTTGGCTGAAGGCCACCTGGGTGGGAATGCCCGCTGGGCCAGCCCTAAAGAAGGTGTGAACGGCTTCGTCAGCCGTACGGGTCACGTCCCAGCGTTCCAGGGCTTCCTTCAGGGTAGGGCTGTGAACCGTGGGTATGTCGCTGTGCAGCAGCCCGGCTCGGTCGAGCTCACCCAGAATGGCGTACACACCCCCAGCTCTATGCACATCCTCGACGTGGTAGTCGGGGGTGTTGGGGGCCACTTTGCACAGCTGGGGCACCTGCTGCGACAGGCGATCGATATCGGCCATGGTGAAGTCAACCTCGGCTTCGCGGGCGGCCGCCAGCAGGTGCAGAATGGTGTTGGTAGAACCACCCATGGCGATATCCAGCATCATGGCATTCTCAAAGGCTTTGAAGCTGGCGGTGGAGCGGGGCAGCACTGACTCGTCGCCCTGCTCGTAGTAGCGGCGGGTGATGTCAACGATGGTGCGGGCGGCGGTGAGAAACAGATCTTTGCGATCGAAGTGGGTGGCCAGGGTGGTGCCGTTGCCCGGCAGCGACAGGCCGATCGCCTCGGTGAGGCAATTCATCGAGTTGGCGGTGAACATGCCCGAGCAAGAGCCGCAGGTGGGGCAGGCGGAACGCTCATACTCTTCAACCAGTTCGTCGCTCATGGTGTCGCTGGCGGCGGCCACCATGGCATCCACTAGGTCGAGCTTGTGGTCGGCCAGTTTGGTCTTGCCCGCCTCCATCGGCCCACCCGAGACAAACACCGCCGGAATATTTAGCCGCAGGGCGGCCATCAACATGCCGGGGGTGATCTTGTCGCAGTTGGAGATGCACACCAGGGCGTCGGCGCAGTGGGCGTTGGCCATATACTCCACCGAGTCGGCAATGATCTCGCGGGAGGGCAGGCTGTAGAGCATGCCGTCGTGGCCCATAGCGATGCCGTCGTCGACGGCGATGGTGTTGAACTCCTTGGCGACACCGCCTGCCGCCTCAATTTCACGGCACACTAGCTGCCCCAAATCTTTCAAATGCACGTGGCCAGGGACGAACTGGGTAAACGAGTTAGCCACCGCAATGATGGGCTTCTCAAAGTCGTCGGTTTGCATACCGGTGGCACGCCAGAGCGCACGGGCACCGGCCATATTGCGACCGTGGGTCGAGGTTTTAGAGCGGTAGGTGGGCATGGCACGTAGGAGTCTAGGTCTAGGGGTCTAAGGAATTGTTTATAGTCTGGCTCTAGACATTATCAAGGCGAGCAAGGCCATAAACCTTAGTAACTACAATAGCCGACTGCACAGTTCAATTTGCGGGATGAGCGGTAGACCCACCCCTAGGGGCCGCTGGGGATGGCGAGTAAAGCACTGCGGGGGGCTAGCGATTTTCGAGTTGATGGGCTTCAATCAGTTGCTCAAACGACCGTAGCGTCTGGCGCTGGCGATCGCCAGCGACCCAGGTGAAGTCGTTGTGGCCAGCCTCAGCTACCCAGAGCGACAGCTTTGGTGCCGCCGCCGCCTCATACAGCGCCTGACCATGGTGAATCGGAATGATCGAGTCGGACCCGCCGTGCATTACCAGTACCGGTGCCTGCACCTCAGGCAGTTTGGCGAGGTTAGGAAATTTATCAAAGGGCAGGAGCGGAAAGGGCAAAACAACCCGAAATACCGAGGTAAAGCTGCTTTCTAACACCAACCCCGCCACGGGATAGTGAGTGGCCAACTCAGTCGCTGGGCCGCCACCTACAGAGCGCCCATACCCAATAATCTGTTCGGGCGATAGTTCAAGCTGCTGGGTCAGGTAGGTGTAGGCCGCCATTACATCCTGGTAGGCATTGGCTTCGCTAGGGCTGCCGTCGCTGGTGCCGTAGCCCCGATAGTCGTAGGCAAACACGCCAAACCCCCAGTGGTGCAGGCGGTCGAGCACGGGTCGAATATCACCGAGATCTTCAGCATTACCGTGACTATAGAGCACCACATAGGTTGCGTCAGGATTGGGCAAATAGATCGCCGAAATCTGCTCAGTACTGGTGACAGGTACTTTGAGAATGTCTGCGGTGTCTTGATAGCTGGCTGGCGGAGGCAGAAAAATCATGCTGTCTGCCCGCCAGAACACATAGAGCGCCAGGAACCCGTAGATCACGACTGTCGAGCTGACGAGCCGCCGCCAACTAAATTCGCCCAGCAACAATCTCTTAAATCGACCACGACGCATAGGGTTAAGTCTGGTTGAATTCTCGCCGGAGCCGGAGCCGGTCAGCGTCAGCTAGGGTCGCTCAAAAGCGGCCAAGCTGTCAAATGTTGGCGCGATCGCCCTCAAACTAGCCAGAGCCACCGAGGTTTTATGCGGGAGTACTACCGTTTCAAAATCCAGTTCACCATCGGGATGGCGGCCCTAGCGGGCAGAGGCTCTACCGCAAAGCGAAAGGGCAGCAGCAGCACGACCGCTCGGCCACCCCGGCCACCAAAGGGCATCAGCTGCACCACTAAATCGAGGGAATAGTTGCGCATGGGAGGCTTTAGCTCGGCCATTTTGGGCACATCGACGACCGGGGCCGCCATTTGCAATACCTGGGTATCGGGGTTGCGACCAAAGCAATCTTCGCTGGTCACCAGGGTGCGGAGAAACTGGTTAGGGTTCACCACGCTAGTGACCTGGGGTAGGGCCAAATCGAGGCGCATACCCGGCGTATGGCGAATAACTCGGCGAATTTCGCTGGTCATGCGGGTAATGGAGCTGCGATCCCAATCGATGGTGACCTGAAGGGCGCGACTTTGGTTAATCACCTGCACCGTAAGCCCCATGAGCGGCTGCAGCGGGTGGGGGCCTTGGGGCAGCACCTGCATTGTAATCAGGCCGTCGTCTTGGTCGTCGTCGCGATCGCTGTCAGGGGCCATGCTTCTGGGTTCGGGCATGGTCAGCTGGAGCGAAATGGCCTTGGCCAGGGGGCCTTCTCCGCTTTGTAGCACCTTGGCAGTGGTCTCTAAAAAACCCTGGCGCGCCAGCTGCGATCGCACCGCGCTTTCCAAGTTTTCGCCATCGGGCACCAGCACCACCTGATCTTCTAGCTCTTCCTCAACAGACAGCGCCATCTTGTAGACGACATAGCCCACACAGATGAAATAAACCGTCAAAATCAGGAAGTCTAGCTCCATGCCAAGCCCCGCAGGGGTAGTGAGAAGAATGTAACAGGCAGCGATAACAATCGCTTCAGGGTAACACCGATAGGCCAGTCAGACGTAGGGGCTTAGGGCCTGCCCCAGGCAGTCATACTCGCGACAGCTCATAGGTCTGCTGCTTCACCAGGCAAAACGGCCCCATCTGTGGCCCCCAGGTGGTTTTGCCCGTCGTCGGGTCAACGCCCCGATCTTCCATCTGAAACACCACCGGGCTGCCGGGGGCCAAGGTTTCAGGGCCAATGTCAAACTTGAGCCGCACGTAGCTAACCCCGCCATTGGCCGTAAAGCTACACAGGCGATCGCCCGGCAATCGGGCGCTAAAGGTCTCGGTAGTGGGTTGGTACTCAATGGCCACACCGCATTGGGGCAAGGCAATCAGCTGGTCACGGGTGAGGCTGGCCAGGCGATCGGGCTGGGTGGCGCTGCCGCTATAGGCGACTGGGTCCGGTAGCCCGTAGTATTGGCCCCAAAGCCCCTCTGACCGTTCGGTAATGTGCAAAATGCGTTGGCGGTAGGGGGGCTGCCCAGAGACAACGCTGAGTTGCTCAATAAAAAAGCTGTAGCCTTCGCCAAAGCAGGATGGCGGCAAGGGCCGGTGCCACAGCCGCAAATGCAAGTACCAGACCGGATCTGCCAGAGACTGCGATCGGTTGTCAAACTCTCCAGCCAGATAGCTCGCTAGTCGTTCAAGGAGGGGCTGGGCCATGGGGCTTTCCTTCAGTCTTTCAGCCCTGATGCTACCGGAAAGCGGGCCGGGTTTTCCCTCAACTTACTTGAGCAGGGGCAGACCGACTGGCGCGGTAACCATCAGGCTGTCGGGGGCGATCGCATCTGCCGCCACATTCAGCAAAATGGCTTCGGTGGTGACCTGGCCCAGGGGCGTAGTCACCTGCACGTGGGTATCGGCCCCCACCTGCTCAAAGCTAAGGAACGGCAACAGGTCGTGGCCCACAAACCAAGGTTGCGCCGCGATCAAGCTGAAGTCGAGCCGGTCGCCTTCGCCGGGGTTAAAGTCCACAATTGTGTCTGGCTCTGGGATAGTAGCTCCGACCAGCGGCCCAGGATAGGCCCCAGGGGTACCGAGACGAAATATATCGGCCCCAGCGCCACCAATGAGCGTATTAGCCCCGGCCCCACCGTAGAGAATGTCATCGCCCGTGCCCCCCACCAGCAGATCGTTGCCCGCACCGCCTTCTAAGACATCGTCGCCCTCGCCGCCAAATAGCCCATCATCGCCCGTGCCCCCCAGCAGGGTGTCGTTGCCCTCGCCACCAAACAGCAGATTATGGCCCCCATTGGCCAAAATCAGGTCGTTGCCCCCAAACCCAAAGAGAGCATTGTTAGCAACGGTACCAATCAGAAAGTTTTGGGTGTCAGTGCCTTCGATCAGCGTAAACACCCGAGGCGGCAGTAGTTCATCGGCTTCGGCTGGCTCCAGCCCCACAGGTTCACTGGCAAATAGGCCATTCAGCCCGGTGGGGAAGAGTGGAGCGGGTTCGGCAGCGGTAACTGCGGTGCCCGTCGCTAGATTGACCTGATACAGTACCGGCGGCTCAAAGCCAGATTGACCGTAGAAAAAGAGCGTATCGATCGCCGCCAGAGTTGGCACCGTCTCCACCGGGGCAACGGGGGTCACGGTAGAATCTGCCCCTTCAGTCTCTAGAGCTGGGTCAGGCAAGTTAATGGTTTCGGCCTCGGTCTCGATCGCCGCTTCAGTCGGCACCAGGTCATTGGCGGGTAATGACGCTGGCAAGGTGTCTAGAGCAAGGTCGACCACGGTATCGGCCCCTAGAACCGGGCCAGGCAAGTCACCGGGTTGAACTCCAGCCTCGATGGGCACCAAGGCGGCGGCGGCTGGCTCTGGCAACCCCTCTGGGTCAACCGATTCGAAAGGCTCTGGTGGGGCGATCGGTTCTAGCGGGGGCACAAATAGATCGAGCATGGAAACACACAGCCAGAGAGAAACAGCGGCGATCTAGGCTAAAGTCACCGGGGCAATGACCCTAGCTTTATCAATGAGCCTTAAGCTCTATTCCAAATTCTGGCATTTTCGGCACGATCCGGAAGGATCTTGTCAGGTATTAATATGACCATTATCAGTAGCTGTGTGCCTCAGCAAGATTACGTCAGGCTGCGGTGCAGCAAAGATTACAGTGGTGGTGTCAGCCAGCCCTCAAAGGAACCACAAAACTGAGGCAGCGTTAGGCTGTGCAGGGAGCCGCCAGGGGCGGCCAACGCTCGATCTGCCGCCGTGTTGTAGCCCCAGTCGGCCAAAAACAGCCCAATATCGGTCAAGTCGGGCTGGCGCTGCACCGCTTGCAGAGCATTCACCCGGTCTTCGACAAACCAAATAGTGGCATCGGGGTTAGCGGTCTTAATCTGGCGCAGGGTATCGTACTTGGGCTGTTTGACCTCTTTACCAACGATGCGCTGGGCCGGGTCTGTCCCTAACGGCCCATCACCTGGCAGTTCTACTCCCGATTTCGCCAGCAGCTGCTGAATAAATCGCCCCTCTTTGGTAGAAATAATCACCAGCTCGATCGCGTTGGCCTGGGCCTGTTGAATGCGATCGATCACACCGGGATAGAACCGCTGGTAGCTCAGCCAATCGTCGAGATCGTGATCAATCCAGCGATCGCGCACACCATCCACGGCCCGACCAATAGTGGCAGGCTCTACCCCCGCCTGAGCCAGCAGTTGCGGAACCAGCTCCGGCCAGCGGGTCAAAATATCCTCGTCAGGCAACCCCACCATCAGCCCATAGAGCACCAGGGGCATTTCCCAGCCAGTTTCAACCACCGGGCGCAGAGGGTAAAATCGCTCGGCCAGCCCTGCTGGGGGGTCTCCCGCCGCTGGTTCAAACACCTCCCTATAGGCTTTCCACGCGGTCTGAAAATATTCCCGCAGCCCGTCGCAGACCACGCCGTCAAAATCGAGGGCCAAAATATCGGGGGTAACCATAGGAGATCAGATAGGGGTATTGGGCTTTGGGTTCAAGGGTTCAGGTTTTAGGTTTCAGGGCTACCCATCCACCCACCTACCCATCAACCCATCTACTACTCCGCTGCTGCCTGCTGCCGAATCAACTGCTGCACTGCCGTCAGCGTGCGGTTTAGCTCTGGGCCTCGGTAGGTGGGGTGCTGCTCGTAGGCTTGCTGTTCTTGCTCTAGCATCAGCACATCTTCGCGCACCAGTCGTCGCAGCACAAAGCTGGCGGAATTATTAAAGGCCCGCTTAAAGAACCGCCGCACTGCGATCGGGCTTTTGTGCAGATTGGGGAAACGTCCCAGGGAGGTGAAGTGCAGCAGGTAAGCGCGGGTGTGGGTTTCGCTCACCGGGCAGAACAAGCAATAGATCACAAAGTCGTCGCCCAGGGTCGATCGCCAGTGGGGGTAGTGGTAGTAGACATCTAGCGGCTCGGGGTGCAGCTGGCGCAGGGCCGGAATCAGGAGCTGACTGGCCGACCAGATTTTGTCGATGCGGTAGTAGCTCTCGGCATCGTAGTGGGCATGGACGTGGGTGTTGTCGGCTTCTAGCTCGGCCAGCACCGGGTTGGCCCACACCTGGGCACCGCCGTGCAGGTGGCCGTGGTACATGTCCATTAAATTTTCAATTAAGAATGAGTAATGGGCCTGCACATCTATGGTGGTCATCGAGCCAATGAAATTGAGGTGTGCCCACTCGGGCACGCCCATGGGGGCAACTTGCTCTGCCAGCGCCGCCTCGCCGGGGAAGACCCAAACAAAGCCGTCTCGTTCTTGCACCGGATACTGCCGCAGGGCACAGGTGGGCAGCTTTTGCTGAGGCTCTAGGTAGGGCACGTGGGCACAGCTGCCATCGGGGGCAAACTGCCAGCCGTGGTAGGCGCAGGCAATGTTGTCGCCCTCTACGGTGCCCTCACTGAGCTTGACCTGGCGATGGGGGCAGCGATCTTCGACGGCGACGGGGGTGCCAGTGCGATCGCGGTAGAGCACGATCGGCTGGTGCCACAGGGTCACTGCTAGGGGCTTGGTGCCCAGATCGTTGCCCTGGGCCACCACGTACCAGTGGTTAAGGTTGATGCCTAACTGCCGCAGAGGTTTGCCTTTAGGTCGTTCTGTTGGGTTATGCTCCCCAGCCACCGCTGTCACTGGTTGAAGGTCAATTACATCCATCGCTGGGTTCGCTTGATAACGCCGACTTTATCCGGGTTCGCCCGAGGTTGAGCTACCAATAATAGGTTAAAAATAATTTCTAATCGACATGGTAAGCCGTAATGGCGATAGTTTCATCAGGGCTGTAGATCGCTTCAATACGTCTGTGTGTCGGATGATTCCACCAGATTTTTACGCGGTTACCCTTGGCAGGGGCAGAACCCGCCCTTTGGTATCCTGCTCCTACCAGCAAGGCTTCAAAGTCTTTAGTGGGCAGCGTTTTTGCTGTGATTTGATCGATCCCATCCAGCTTGTGTTTATCGAGGGTCATAGTCACCCGAATAGGTGCTAAAAATGCGATAGCCAGGTAATACCACGGCCAGGCCAATGGGGTTATGAATTATTCCTGGATAGTCGGTTTCGGGTGGGCTACCGCCGAGTCGAAGTTTAATCGGCCCCAACCAGAGGTATAAACCAGGAATGAGACAGTCTAGGCTGTAGGCGATGGCTCTAAGTTGTTGATCGACGGCCTTGTTGGTCGT is a genomic window of Nodosilinea sp. E11 containing:
- a CDS encoding BMC domain-containing protein — its product is MQPDGKLASPLDLKSGKPKRLNLATPAPEPTEAQRRDKYRGAALGMVSTESFPAVVGTADAMLKAADVLLVGYEKTGGGHCTAIVRGGISDVRMAVEAGVATAQEFGQFVSSTLIPRPMPNLEAVLPICARWDELRSVGGGKLGSQAIGLLETRGFPAMVGAADAMTKSADVQLMSHEAIGEGLCTILIRGSLPNVAIAIEAGMHEAERIGELHAVMVIPRPLDDLVESLPVMEMEQEQEQPEPLRMPLNLEVKQEEAEAEPVLIEAAAEEAEPIALELTVDDRELADEEL
- a CDS encoding type II toxin-antitoxin system PemK/MazF family toxin, translated to MRRGDIYFADLNPIVGSEIAKQRPVLIVSNNANNRAASTVTVVPLTSQVNRVYPFEVLLTTDETGLPKPSKAQVQQIRTISKQRVLGGQVGRLGVSSMQNIEAALKLHLDLR
- a CDS encoding ribbon-helix-helix domain-containing protein, which translates into the protein MSISLPQPLLTFVEDYRHSHAFKSRSQVIERALELLREQALEEAYALAAEEVDLDWEVTVADGMTNEAW
- the miaA gene encoding tRNA (adenosine(37)-N6)-dimethylallyltransferase MiaA — protein: MIGGATATGKSALAIALAQRLSLASDSEAVILSADSRQVYREFDIGTAKPLACDRQQIPHYLIDICDPTETLTLAQYQRQAQTLIQQFHQAGTLPLLVGGTGLYIDAVVKGLRIPPVAPQPALRRQFEALGQPHCYALLKSLDPAAADRIHPNDPVRTGRALEVYYVTGQSISTLQGEAPPAYPLLYLALDCDPLALEKRIARRTQAMLEAGFVEEVTRLVGKYGSDLPLLQTLGYAEMLRHLQGHSSLATAQTEIVQHTRQFAKRQRTWFRNRATVQWFDADASDLVDRVWDWLKEQGEHLT
- the gyrB gene encoding DNA topoisomerase (ATP-hydrolyzing) subunit B is translated as MTTDYGADQIQVLEGLEPVRKRPGMYIGSTGPRGLHHLVYEVVDNSVDEALAGHCDRIDISLNADGSVSVTDNGRGIPTDIHPRTGKSALETVMTVLHAGGKFGGGGYKVSGGLHGVGISVVNALSEWVEVTVWREGKAHKQRFERGVPIGDLQVEKITEKRQGTSVTFLPDTEIFHNGTEFDYDTLCGRLRELAYLNAGIQVIFTDYRLDVIKSDTPKVSTYHYAGGIIEYVKYINNDKQPIHDEIIHISSERDGVQVEAALQWCIDAYSDNLLGFANNIRTIDGGTHLEGLKAVLTRTLNNFSRKRNKRKDADSNLAGENIREGLTAIISVKVPDPEFEGQTKTKLGNTEVRGIVDSLVGEALTEYLDFHPGVADAILEKAIQAFNAAEAARRARELVRRKSVLESSTLPGKLADCSSRDPSESEIFIVEGDSAGGSAKQGRDRRFQAILPLRGKILNIEKTEDSKIYKNTEIQALITALGMGIRGEEFDSSQLRYHRICLMTDADVDGAHIRTLLLTFFYRYQRDLVDQGYIYIACPPLYKVERGRNHWYCYNERELQNLITNEFPANANYTVQRFKGLGEMMPQQLWETTMDPTTRTMKRVEIEDAAEADRIFTILMGDRVAPRREFIETYGPRMKLEDLDI
- the ilvD gene encoding dihydroxy-acid dehydratase; translation: MPTYRSKTSTHGRNMAGARALWRATGMQTDDFEKPIIAVANSFTQFVPGHVHLKDLGQLVCREIEAAGGVAKEFNTIAVDDGIAMGHDGMLYSLPSREIIADSVEYMANAHCADALVCISNCDKITPGMLMAALRLNIPAVFVSGGPMEAGKTKLADHKLDLVDAMVAAASDTMSDELVEEYERSACPTCGSCSGMFTANSMNCLTEAIGLSLPGNGTTLATHFDRKDLFLTAARTIVDITRRYYEQGDESVLPRSTASFKAFENAMMLDIAMGGSTNTILHLLAAAREAEVDFTMADIDRLSQQVPQLCKVAPNTPDYHVEDVHRAGGVYAILGELDRAGLLHSDIPTVHSPTLKEALERWDVTRTADEAVHTFFRAGPAGIPTQVAFSQDTRWPTLDLDRQSGCIRSVEHAYSHDGGLAVLYGNLAVNGCVVKTAGIDVSMFEAEQLRYTTSVPTSTLRVFEGPARIFESQDAAVTAILNDRIQAGDVVIIRYEGPKGGPGMQEMLYPTSYLKSKGLGKSCALLTDGRFSGGTSGLSIGHASPEAAAGGNIALVEEGDRIVIDIPNRTINVDISDQELAQRRAAMEAKGDAAWKPAEPRQRRVTAALKAYALLATSADQGAVRNLEMLK
- a CDS encoding alpha/beta hydrolase, with the translated sequence MRRGRFKRLLLGEFSWRRLVSSTVVIYGFLALYVFWRADSMIFLPPPASYQDTADILKVPVTSTEQISAIYLPNPDATYVVLYSHGNAEDLGDIRPVLDRLHHWGFGVFAYDYRGYGTSDGSPSEANAYQDVMAAYTYLTQQLELSPEQIIGYGRSVGGGPATELATHYPVAGLVLESSFTSVFRVVLPFPLLPFDKFPNLAKLPEVQAPVLVMHGGSDSIIPIHHGQALYEAAAAPKLSLWVAEAGHNDFTWVAGDRQRQTLRSFEQLIEAHQLENR
- a CDS encoding chromophore lyase CpcT/CpeT — its product is MAQPLLERLASYLAGEFDNRSQSLADPVWYLHLRLWHRPLPPSCFGEGYSFFIEQLSVVSGQPPYRQRILHITERSEGLWGQYYGLPDPVAYSGSATQPDRLASLTRDQLIALPQCGVAIEYQPTTETFSARLPGDRLCSFTANGGVSYVRLKFDIGPETLAPGSPVVFQMEDRGVDPTTGKTTWGPQMGPFCLVKQQTYELSRV